In Puntigrus tetrazona isolate hp1 chromosome 24, ASM1883169v1, whole genome shotgun sequence, a genomic segment contains:
- the LOC122330227 gene encoding cyclin-dependent kinase 19-like: MPIQLLLFWHSKRRDVLCDLQNQTQQHQQTAAQTQTQTQTQQAPTQQSSAQTNGTSGAAGANTGPSIQHGQEQGPPNKKPRTSGTSVLQTDYQHSSSRLGYQSNVQGSTQSQSTMGYSSSSQHSHQSHRY, encoded by the exons ATGCCCATTCAACTGCTGCTCTTCTGG CATTCAAAGCGCCGTGATGTGTTGTGTGATCTTCAGAACCAGACGCAGCAGCACCAGCAGACGGCTGCACAGACGCAGACGCAGACGCAGACGCAGCAGGCTCCAACCCAGCAGAGCTCGGCGCAGACAAACGGCACATCGGGCGCCGCAGGGGCCAACACGGGCCCCTCCATACAGCATGGACAGGAACAGGGGCCACCAAACAAAAAACCTCGCACCTCAGGAACCAGTGTTCTTCAAACAGACTACCAG CACTCCAGCTCGCGGCTTGGTTACCAGAGCAATGTCCAAGGCTCTACCCAGTCGCAAAGCACTATGGGATACTCGTCCTCATCTCAGCACTCTCATCAGTCTCATCGATACTGA
- the LOC122329505 gene encoding mitochondrial fission regulator 1-like has product MSGNHSRIEMDLAVGSSSKPYGSSRSIVRRIATSLPLAPCPRVHFQLHPFSAGASFLNNTNGPNGPVATLADVGWMERDESDDTGRNRFEADSGLFFRTQQCRPMRRRRSLPSLHQAEPAPQSQTIINDEAIQKISVLETELAKLRAQIAQIVQAQEQSAQSTGVYNAIQF; this is encoded by the exons ATGAGTGGAAATCATAGTCGGATAGAAATGGACCTG GCTGTAGGATCATCATCAAAGCCTTATGGATCATCTAGGAGTATTGTCAGAAGAATTGCCACAAGTCTTCCCTTAGCACCTTGCCCTCGTGTCCATTTTCAG CTTCATCCATTCTCCGCAGGAGCGAGTTTCCTCAACAATACAAATGGGCCAAATGGACCTGTGGCCACACTCGCAGATGTGGGCTGGATGGAAAGAGATGAGAGTGATGACACTGGCAGAAATag GTTTGAGGCGGATTCCGGGTTGTTTTTCCGCACCCAGCAGTGCAGACCAATGAGACGTCGGCGGTCATTACCCAGTTTGCACCAGGCTGAACCTGCACCACAGAGTCAGACGATCATCAACGATGAAGCCATTCAGAAAATCAGCGTTCTGGAAACTGAGCTGGCCAAACTTAGAGCGCAGATTGCACAGATCGTTCAGGCACAGGAGCAGAGTGCTCAATCCACAGGTGtatataatgcaatacaattttag